From Mucilaginibacter gotjawali:
ACCGATGCCGCCCATCCCTCGGCAAATGTGTATGCAGGAGACGGATTTATGATGTATTTCAGGGGTAATAATATTAATAACCTTACCGGCTCGCCCAGTAAAACAAGCGCCCCCTATGTTGCACCCGAAAATGTGATCTTCTCAACCACCGGAAATTTAAACCAGGGTACCTATTCGGTGGTATCATGGACAGGTGCTGCGGGCCTGATGTACACAACAAGCAACGCAGGCAACTCCTCCGTACGCGGCTTTAACCTGGTAGGGAACCCCTACCCCAGTTCAATTGACTGGAGCACCTTCAGCAACTCAAGTTCATCCGCGGCTATTTACGGGTTACATGTAAATCCCACCATTTATATCTTAAACCCCGTTACCAGTAACTTCGACACCTACAATGCAACCACTAATATAGCCACGGGGAGTGCAAGCAAGATTATATCAAGCGGGCAGGGCTTTTTTGTACAGGCCAACGCAGCTTCGCCGACGCTCACCTTTACCGAGAACGCTAAAACAAGTACCCAGGTTAGCGGCAGCAACCTGCTATTGGGTACTCCGGACGCACAAAGCGCCTATAATAGCTATTTACGAATGAAACTGGTGACCGATACCCTTAATAATGATGAAATCGTCATTGGGTTTAACAGCACATCGTCTGTTAAATTTAATGGCGCTGAAGATGCTCAGTTTATGCCCGGTTCCGGGTCGGCTCAATCCATCGCCGCCTTGAGCGCGGATAGTGTAAGTACCGCTGTAAAATGGGTTCCCTTACCTAAAAGTGCTCTTAGCCAGGCCATCAGGCTAAACGTTTCAGCAAAGGCAAGCGGCACCTATACGTTAATACGGACGGATTTTAAAGCCATACCGAAACTTTACCAGGTTTGGTTGATGGATAATTACAAAAAAGATTCGCTTGATATCCGGAACAATACCACCTACACCTTTGATATCAGTCATTCCGACACCGCCAGTTTTGGCAACAACCGCTTCAAAGTGGTTGTACGCCAGGACCCGGCATTAATGGTGCATTTATTGAATTTTATTGCAAACAAGATAACAGGGGGGGCACAGATTATCTGGGTAACTGAAAACGAAGCAAATTACACCAATTTCACGGTTGAAAGAAGTATTGACGGGGGAAAAACCTATACGGTTTTAGGGGGCGCTGCATCCAATGATCTTGGCACCTATAGCTATTTGGATAAAAGCCCTGTAACCGGCGCAAACCTTTATCGCCTGCAGATTGTTGACCTTAACGGTACCATCAGCTACTCAAATATTGCAACAGTAATGTACGGTAAAACAACAAGCCTGGTTAAAACCGGAATTGTTGTGTACCCCAACCCGGCGAGTACTATTATTAACTTAGCAATAGCGCCCGGATTTAATTCGAATACGGGCTCATCCCAGGGATCAACAACAACCTATGAAGTTCAAATCGCAAATATTTTGGGTGCAACTGTAATTAAAACAACAACCAGCCAGCAAAGCTGGCAATCAAACATAAGTGCATTAATGCCCGGCACTTACGTCATTAATGTAACCAATGCAAAGGATAACAGCGCCGTAGGGCAAACAACATTCATTAAGTTATAATTCAATAAAAAGTTACCCTGATTTTTAAATCGGTGCAGGAAGGGTCTTATTGCTTTTAACCTACAATGTCATTCACAATAATCCGGGCTTGATCTTTTCGGCAAATTCCTTTGCAAATTTATTGAGCTTAGGCTGTATCACGATAGCACAATAGGAGTTATGCGGATTATTGGCGAAGTAATTCTGGTGATAATCCTCCGCTTTATAAAATGTTGAAGCAGGGGTAATTTCAGTAACAATAGGCTTATTATAAACCTTTTCCCCTGTCAACATTTTTACCATTACTTCGGCCTGCCGCTTTTGCTCTTCGTCGTAATAAAATATGGCCGACCTGTATTGAGTACCCACATCCGCTCCCTGGCGGTTAAGCGTAGTTGGATCATGCGTTTTAAAAAACACCAGCAATAACTCCTCAAAAGTTATCTCTTCAGGATTGTATTCAATATCAATTACTTCGGCATGACCTGTCGTGCCGGTGCAAACTTCTTTATACGATGGGTTTTCGGTATCGCCTCCCATATAACCGGAGGCTATATTTTTAACGCCTTTCAGGCTTAAAAAAACGGCTTCCGTACACCAGAAACAGCCGTTGCCAAATGTTATTCTTTTTAAATTCATGATATATTATTTACGAAGTTATGATAAAATAGATTTTATAACGGGTAAAGCTGTTAAAATTGCAAATCGATTACAAGGCATTTACCAGGATTTAGAACAATGATTAAAAATTCGCTAAACAATAAAATATAATACAATGGTTAATATTTTTCTTTTCAATAATAATCAAAAATGAGTTAAATTTTAATTTTTATATATAAAGAAATTATCACCCAGGAACAATAATCCGCTATTTATCAAACAAATAGCGGGCAGTTGCCATATAACGCAACCCATGTTAATATGTTAGTAATAACTACCGCTACATAATAAATACTATTAGTTAATTAGTTCCATCCCCTAATGCAAAATGCGGTAGTTTGATAATTATTGAAGCGTTATTTCCAGGTTTCAATTATTAATGAAATAAACACCAGGCACCTCAGGGGGGACTTAAAAGCTTTAGAAAACAGTGTATATTGTGAAAGTTAGTTTCAAAATCCTTCTTTGCTCAATAACTTTAGTATTATTCATTAATAATATATTTGCGCAGGCGCCCAGCATCAGCTATGCTACCCCGGTAAATGTTTATACAGTCGGTACAGCCATCACGCCTTTAGTGCCGACAAACACCGGCGGTTCAGTATCAACAACAACGCTTGCAACAACCAGTGTTTCGGGCCCAAGCGGCATGGGGTTAAACCCGGCCGGTAACCTGTATGTAACGCAATACACAAACGCCTCTGTCACTTATTACAACTCAAGTGTTACGTATATCGGCACTTTTGGATCAGGGTTTACCAATCCTGACGGTATCGTATTTGATGCTGCCGGGAACGCCTATATTGTAGATGCCGGCGCAGGTTCTGTATTTAAAATAACCACTGGCGGCGTTAAATCGACTTTCGTTTCCGGGCTGACCAACCCACTCGGCATCGGCATAGATGCTTCCGGCAATATATTTGTAGCTGTTACAGGCAGTAACCAGGTAAAAAAATACTCAAGCGCCGGAGCATTATTACTGACCATTACCACCAACGTAAGTTCACCAACTGATGTAAGGGTAGATGCTTCCGGCAATATTTATGTGTTAAACTACGGAACCAACAGAATCACCAAATATACATCGGCCGGTGTTTATTCATCAATATTTGCATCCGGGTTTAACGGCCCCTACACTATGTTTATCGGATCAACCGGAAACGTTTACGTAGGCGATTCAGGTAATAATAAAGTTATCATTTATAATTCGGCAGGAACGGTACTAAACACGATAACAGTAACCGATCCCGAAGGGGTAACCACTGACGCAAGCGGCGATATTTTTATATCCAGTTACAGCGGTAATAAAATATACGAATATCCGCCAATGGGAGGCTATACCATCTCGGGCACACTGCCGGCGGGCTTAAGTTTCAGCACTTCAACCGGCACTATATCAGGCACGCCTACGGCATCATCAGCGGCAACCAATTATACCATCACCGCCTATAACACAATCGGAAGCAGCAGTTGTACAATAAGCATAGCGGTTGGCAACACTGTTGCATGGCTGGGTTTTACCTCAACCGCGTGGGCCACCGGAACAAACTGGAGCACCGCATCGCCGCCTGGTGTAAACGATGCTGTAAGCATTGGCGTGTCAGCATATACCGGGGCAAAAAAAGAACCATTATTAACAACAGCAGTTACCGTTGGCTCGATTACGTTTGGCAATAACGGCGGTAGTCATACCTTAACGGTAACGTCTCCTGGAGCGTTGACCATTGGAGGCAGCCTTACGATCCCAACCGCCGTAACCCCTACTATAACGGGTTCCGGAGCTGTGAATATTGCGGCCGCAGGGATGGTAAACATCA
This genomic window contains:
- the msrA gene encoding peptide-methionine (S)-S-oxide reductase MsrA, whose product is MNLKRITFGNGCFWCTEAVFLSLKGVKNIASGYMGGDTENPSYKEVCTGTTGHAEVIDIEYNPEEITFEELLLVFFKTHDPTTLNRQGADVGTQYRSAIFYYDEEQKRQAEVMVKMLTGEKVYNKPIVTEITPASTFYKAEDYHQNYFANNPHNSYCAIVIQPKLNKFAKEFAEKIKPGLL